The following are encoded together in the Methylomonas methanica MC09 genome:
- a CDS encoding type II toxin-antitoxin system Phd/YefM family antitoxin, with product MQLTASQLQSKHKALIDALKRGETVEITYHGQTLGVVHPVTPTTNSQEQEAAMNEFFGMHRDLGVANVESELRNIRKGRRRSLSDL from the coding sequence ATGCAACTCACAGCCTCCCAGTTACAATCCAAACATAAAGCTCTCATTGATGCCCTTAAGCGCGGAGAGACCGTAGAGATCACTTATCACGGTCAAACACTTGGTGTCGTTCACCCTGTTACGCCGACAACCAATTCACAAGAGCAAGAAGCCGCAATGAATGAGTTTTTTGGTATGCACCGTGATTTAGGTGTTGCCAATGTCGAATCGGAATTGCGCAATATTCGTAAAGGTCGTCGGAGATCGTTAAGTGATCTTTGA
- a CDS encoding DUF6156 family protein: protein MNLEDLVSRYFISYSGVKLPLKLVNEIDEGGLDNRNTFFKGYYDERNRLVRCEKLVYGETELLHNYAYDENNVLRQAEITDADGELTLLTFDEQGQPD, encoded by the coding sequence ATGAATTTAGAAGACTTAGTCAGCCGTTATTTTATTTCCTACAGCGGCGTTAAACTCCCCCTGAAGCTGGTCAACGAAATAGACGAAGGCGGCCTGGATAATCGCAACACTTTTTTCAAGGGCTATTACGATGAGCGGAACCGGCTGGTTCGCTGCGAAAAGCTTGTCTACGGCGAAACCGAATTACTGCATAATTACGCATATGACGAAAACAACGTATTGCGGCAGGCCGAAATTACCGATGCCGACGGCGAATTGACCCTGCTGACCTTCGACGAACAAGGCCAACCCGACTGA
- a CDS encoding RNA polymerase sigma factor has translation MKDSASFTITHLIKTYDEELRRVIFRRCGCIDMAADIVQETYQRMLSGGLWQQADNPRALLHRIAANLATDYQRRNAVRDKYLDHTDTLPDWIAEADNTQPDRILANREHLEQLAVKVNQLPPKCRTVFLMRKIDELSHAEIAERLGISRNMVEKHLRNALLALQQIDE, from the coding sequence ATGAAAGACTCCGCCAGCTTTACGATTACTCATTTAATCAAAACCTACGATGAAGAGCTGCGCCGCGTGATTTTCCGCCGTTGCGGCTGCATCGACATGGCGGCCGATATCGTGCAGGAAACCTACCAGCGCATGCTGAGCGGCGGCCTTTGGCAACAAGCGGACAATCCGCGCGCCCTGCTACACCGGATTGCGGCCAATCTGGCCACCGATTACCAGCGCCGCAATGCCGTGCGGGACAAATACCTCGACCACACCGACACGCTGCCGGATTGGATTGCCGAAGCCGATAACACCCAACCCGACCGTATTCTCGCCAACCGTGAACATCTGGAACAGCTGGCGGTTAAGGTTAACCAATTGCCGCCCAAATGCCGCACCGTATTCCTGATGCGTAAAATCGACGAACTCAGCCATGCCGAAATTGCCGAACGTCTGGGCATTTCGCGAAATATGGTGGAAAAGCATCTGCGCAACGCCCTGTTGGCCTTGCAGCAAATCGATGAGTAA
- a CDS encoding ExbD/TolR family protein gives MGFKTQSDDQDAVSEINVTPLVDVMLVLVIILLVTAPLLTQSVNVALPKTAATQPDIEKQPFQLGLDGEGRITLNKQPIADLIELESSLTNALLTDPELSIHVYADQTVNYGKVAEVMATVQHAGISKLAFVTQEE, from the coding sequence ATGGGCTTTAAAACACAATCGGACGATCAGGACGCCGTCAGCGAAATCAACGTAACGCCGCTGGTCGACGTGATGTTGGTATTGGTGATTATTTTACTGGTGACGGCACCTTTATTGACCCAGTCGGTCAACGTGGCCTTGCCGAAAACCGCGGCCACCCAACCGGACATCGAAAAACAACCTTTCCAGCTGGGCCTGGACGGAGAAGGCCGGATAACCTTGAACAAACAGCCAATCGCCGACCTAATCGAACTGGAATCCAGCTTAACAAACGCATTATTGACGGACCCGGAGCTGAGCATTCACGTTTACGCCGACCAAACGGTCAATTACGGTAAGGTGGCCGAAGTCATGGCGACGGTGCAGCATGCCGGCATCAGCAAGCTGGCCTTTGTAACCCAGGAAGAATAA
- a CDS encoding FecR family protein translates to MKPDPDKQPNAAVKREATDWWVRLDSGELDPQQYQAFQRWLNADPSHTLAFNEITQLWGELDAIKPLIAPATSRQPAAKNRRVNRVALPRFAAWPVAVAVCCLMLWLSPFGLLLRADLHTGVGEIRRVQLSDGSTVTLNSDSALSVSMQADARHLTLLKGEALFQVSPDKNRPFRVYAGAGSVTALGTAFNIRLWDKRTEVTVTEHSVAINLDRGAQTTRLEEGQSLTFDARDGMGAAQIADTRALTAWQRGTLVFQDKPLGEVVAELNRYRHGYLLIGDDTIAQRRVNGVFHINDPLAALDALQTSLQIKTTRIGDYLILLHR, encoded by the coding sequence ATGAAACCGGACCCCGACAAGCAACCAAACGCCGCCGTCAAAAGGGAAGCAACCGATTGGTGGGTACGTCTGGATAGCGGCGAACTTGACCCGCAGCAATACCAAGCGTTTCAACGCTGGTTGAACGCCGATCCGTCGCATACCCTCGCCTTTAATGAGATCACTCAATTATGGGGGGAACTGGATGCCATCAAGCCCTTAATCGCGCCAGCGACGAGCCGACAACCAGCGGCGAAAAACCGCCGGGTAAACCGGGTTGCCCTACCCCGCTTTGCAGCATGGCCGGTAGCCGTGGCTGTCTGTTGCCTGATGTTATGGTTGAGTCCGTTCGGTTTGCTGTTACGGGCCGATCTGCATACCGGCGTCGGCGAGATACGCCGCGTTCAGTTAAGCGACGGCTCGACCGTTACGCTGAATAGCGACAGCGCCTTGTCGGTTTCCATGCAGGCCGATGCACGCCATCTGACACTACTGAAAGGCGAAGCCTTGTTTCAAGTCAGCCCCGACAAAAACCGGCCGTTTCGGGTTTACGCCGGCGCCGGCAGCGTGACGGCCTTGGGAACCGCCTTCAATATCCGCTTGTGGGATAAGCGTACCGAAGTGACGGTTACCGAACACAGTGTCGCGATCAACCTCGACCGGGGCGCTCAAACCACCCGACTCGAGGAAGGTCAAAGCCTGACTTTCGACGCCCGCGACGGCATGGGCGCCGCGCAAATCGCCGATACCCGCGCACTGACCGCCTGGCAACGCGGTACGCTGGTATTCCAGGATAAACCGTTAGGTGAAGTCGTTGCCGAACTCAACCGTTATCGCCACGGGTATCTGCTAATCGGCGACGACACCATTGCCCAACGCCGGGTTAACGGCGTTTTCCACATTAACGATCCGTTGGCGGCACTAGACGCCCTGCAAACTTCTCTACAAATCAAAACCACCCGCATCGGCGATTATCTGATTCTGCTTCATCGCTAA
- a CDS encoding MotA/TolQ/ExbB proton channel family protein, whose amino-acid sequence MPYHIAPGIVIDATLYTLFAFSLITWTLILFKFWQFTKNGFYNKQYSSVFWQADDLTAVRQLPADKARGPKARVAATGFDWLAALNQPAASTSLKYRGTPQDLLEQALRESTLNEQRRMESGLTMLASIGSTAPFVGLFGTVLGIMHAMHDISASGMASLDVVAGPIGDALIATAIGIAVAVPAVLAYNFFLRRAKHHRTALEHFVEGFLQVAFDTQTASRG is encoded by the coding sequence ATGCCTTATCATATTGCCCCCGGCATCGTTATCGACGCCACTTTGTACACGCTATTTGCCTTTTCCCTGATCACCTGGACCTTGATCCTGTTCAAGTTTTGGCAATTCACCAAAAACGGCTTTTACAACAAACAATACAGCTCGGTGTTTTGGCAAGCCGACGATTTAACAGCCGTCCGGCAACTCCCGGCCGACAAAGCCCGAGGACCGAAAGCGCGAGTTGCCGCAACCGGCTTTGACTGGCTGGCGGCGCTGAATCAGCCGGCCGCCTCGACCAGCCTGAAATATCGCGGCACCCCTCAGGATTTATTGGAACAAGCCCTGCGCGAAAGCACCCTGAACGAGCAGCGCCGCATGGAAAGCGGATTGACCATGCTGGCCAGTATCGGCAGCACCGCGCCGTTTGTCGGCCTGTTCGGTACCGTACTCGGCATCATGCACGCGATGCACGATATCAGCGCCAGCGGCATGGCCAGTCTGGACGTAGTGGCCGGCCCGATCGGCGATGCGCTGATCGCCACCGCAATCGGCATTGCCGTGGCGGTACCGGCGGTGCTGGCTTACAACTTTTTCCTGCGCCGGGCCAAACACCATCGCACGGCGTTGGAACATTTCGTCGAAGGCTTCCTGCAAGTCGCATTCGATACTCAAACAGCCTCGCGGGGATAA
- a CDS encoding GNAT family N-acetyltransferase: MPDVIEISPAYKQDIPALCQLLGLLFSQEIEFQPNPSAQRHALGEIIADQTIGSLFVARHRGQAIGMVSLLYSISTALGGRVATLEDMVVHPQFRGAGIGTRLLAHAKDHAFKTGCRRITLLTDQTNPAAQRFYQRQGFNLSNMVPMRLLFEPETDISE; the protein is encoded by the coding sequence ATGCCCGATGTAATCGAAATTTCTCCGGCATACAAGCAGGATATCCCGGCACTCTGCCAGCTGCTGGGCCTATTGTTCAGCCAGGAAATTGAATTTCAGCCGAACCCCAGCGCCCAGCGGCACGCGCTCGGCGAAATTATTGCCGACCAGACTATCGGCAGCCTGTTTGTCGCCCGGCATAGAGGGCAAGCGATCGGCATGGTCAGCCTGCTTTACAGCATATCAACCGCGTTGGGCGGCCGGGTAGCCACCTTGGAAGACATGGTGGTACACCCCCAATTTCGCGGCGCCGGCATAGGTACTCGCTTACTCGCTCATGCCAAGGATCATGCGTTTAAAACCGGCTGCCGACGTATTACGCTATTAACCGACCAGACCAATCCGGCCGCCCAACGCTTCTACCAAAGGCAAGGGTTTAACTTGTCTAACATGGTACCAATGCGGCTGCTGTTTGAACCTGAAACGGATATCAGCGAATAG
- a CDS encoding RNA polymerase sigma factor: MFGFSQDDATTLLESHRDELLGFLLNRVSCPDIAADILQDAYFRLTQFESHSQINNPRAFLYKVVGNLAIDHLRKTNREQTRHADEDELLNHADATPSLERQLYSQQQLAHLKQAVSELPPRCREVFILHKFKHYPYSQIMRELGISENTVLKHIVKAMEHCRRRMRELEADNRHEL; encoded by the coding sequence ATGTTCGGATTCTCCCAGGACGATGCCACGACACTGCTGGAAAGCCACCGCGACGAGCTGCTGGGCTTTCTGCTCAACCGCGTCAGCTGTCCGGATATCGCCGCCGATATTCTGCAGGATGCCTACTTCAGACTGACCCAGTTCGAATCCCACAGCCAAATCAACAACCCGCGCGCCTTCCTATACAAGGTAGTGGGCAATCTGGCCATCGACCATCTGCGTAAAACCAACCGCGAACAGACCCGGCATGCCGACGAAGACGAGTTGCTGAATCATGCCGATGCCACGCCCAGCCTGGAGCGGCAACTGTACAGCCAGCAACAACTGGCACACCTAAAACAAGCCGTCTCGGAGCTGCCGCCGCGTTGCCGGGAAGTATTCATCCTGCACAAATTCAAACATTACCCGTACTCGCAAATCATGCGCGAGCTGGGCATTTCCGAAAACACCGTGCTGAAACATATCGTCAAGGCCATGGAACACTGCCGGCGGCGCATGCGGGAACTGGAAGCGGATAACCGGCATGAACTCTAA
- a CDS encoding TonB-dependent siderophore receptor, producing the protein MTTTIQGKWQLTRHASALILGTALMTVAATEAAETSQPYSIPPGSLAGSLNRLAETSGLQLIYDSAIAEGLSSKGLSGSYTPEAALRQLLRNTGLTYRLSENGNVVIERQQLNYRQDPAALQAVKVVGKIHSSFDGEDPYNTDYMRPNAITATKTDTPLMQTPMSVKVVPQQVLKDQQVITVDQALRNVSGAVSGAGGTGTFFLRGFGNYNVYRDGFLNQSQWAHTEDLANVERVEVLKGPGSILYGRTEPGGLVNFVTKKPLDTPYYSLSQQFGSFDLYRTNVDATGPLTENKDLAYRFNLGYQSNHTFQEFGGGERLFVAPSLRWNISDKTTSTLKVEYSDIIENGRGTVPLLGNRPANIPRELNLGDPWNVQKDEYVMVSLNTEHAFNDAWKLRHRFNFSNHVLTMSGRFPAGGSASLATGNVFRPFFAQNIDGNDYQHNFFNALELTGKFDTGFAKHTLLLGGDYYRADYRATSAGFTLATRDTTNLYNPIHQAGPPAISPNDVTISNFTLPWFGLYAQDQIELPYHVHLLAGLRYDNAETSGTSTGANGGPVQDSSYDRVSPRGGVVWQPIPELSLYGSYTENFGAPNNFWANTRPLPPQTAQQWEAGIKTELFDGRFNATLAYFDLKKQNLPIQVDPLTTKAIGEAESRGIEFDVAGEILPGWNIIGAYAYTPFAKTIKDSVGSGTEGKRLNNAPVKSGSLWTTYELQTGDMQGLKVGAGMQAVGQREIGYTESAQAAGYVTANLMVSKLWKIGTSRLTTQLNVDNLFDKTYAGSIYSYGPTLYGAPRTFMGSLKVEY; encoded by the coding sequence ATGACAACAACCATCCAAGGCAAATGGCAGCTTACTCGCCATGCTTCGGCGCTAATTCTCGGCACGGCGCTTATGACCGTCGCAGCAACCGAAGCAGCGGAAACCAGCCAACCTTACAGCATCCCGCCCGGTTCGCTGGCCGGCAGCCTGAACCGTTTGGCGGAAACCAGCGGTTTGCAATTGATTTACGATTCGGCCATTGCGGAAGGCTTGTCGAGCAAAGGCTTATCCGGCAGTTACACGCCGGAGGCCGCTTTGCGGCAATTATTGCGCAACACGGGCTTAACTTATCGTTTGTCGGAAAACGGTAATGTGGTGATTGAACGGCAACAACTGAATTACAGACAAGACCCTGCGGCGCTGCAGGCGGTGAAGGTAGTTGGTAAAATCCACTCCAGTTTTGACGGCGAAGATCCTTACAACACCGATTACATGCGACCGAATGCTATTACCGCCACCAAAACCGACACACCATTGATGCAAACCCCAATGTCCGTGAAAGTGGTTCCGCAACAGGTGTTAAAGGATCAACAAGTCATTACGGTTGATCAGGCACTTAGAAATGTTAGCGGTGCGGTGAGCGGTGCCGGCGGTACGGGAACGTTTTTTCTTAGAGGTTTCGGTAACTACAACGTTTATAGAGACGGTTTTTTAAATCAGAGTCAGTGGGCGCACACTGAAGACCTTGCCAACGTAGAGCGGGTGGAGGTTTTGAAAGGCCCTGGGTCGATACTTTACGGCAGAACTGAGCCTGGTGGACTGGTCAACTTTGTTACCAAAAAACCCTTGGATACTCCGTACTACAGTCTGAGCCAGCAATTTGGTTCCTTCGATTTATATCGTACGAATGTCGATGCAACCGGCCCATTAACCGAAAATAAGGACCTCGCTTATCGCTTTAACCTAGGTTACCAAAGCAACCACACTTTTCAGGAGTTTGGTGGTGGGGAGCGTCTTTTCGTTGCGCCAAGTCTACGATGGAATATTTCCGACAAAACCACTTCAACCTTGAAAGTAGAATACAGTGACATCATAGAAAATGGACGTGGCACTGTACCCTTATTGGGCAATCGACCCGCCAATATTCCGCGCGAACTCAATTTGGGCGATCCCTGGAATGTTCAGAAAGACGAGTATGTGATGGTGTCTTTAAATACCGAACATGCGTTCAACGATGCCTGGAAATTGCGTCATCGCTTCAATTTCAGCAATCATGTCTTAACGATGTCGGGCCGGTTTCCCGCGGGAGGTAGCGCTTCACTCGCGACCGGCAATGTTTTTCGCCCATTCTTCGCGCAAAATATCGATGGCAACGATTACCAACATAATTTTTTCAACGCCTTGGAGTTGACTGGTAAATTCGATACCGGTTTTGCCAAGCATACTTTATTGCTGGGCGGCGATTATTATCGTGCCGATTATCGGGCGACATCGGCCGGATTTACCCTGGCTACCCGCGATACTACCAATCTCTACAATCCTATCCACCAAGCAGGCCCTCCGGCAATTTCGCCGAACGATGTCACCATTTCAAATTTTACATTGCCTTGGTTTGGCCTTTATGCTCAAGATCAAATCGAATTGCCTTATCACGTCCATCTTTTAGCGGGATTACGTTATGACAACGCCGAGACATCGGGTACCAGTACCGGCGCGAACGGCGGTCCAGTACAAGACTCCAGTTACGACCGCGTTTCGCCTCGTGGTGGTGTGGTATGGCAACCGATTCCTGAACTGTCTCTGTATGGCAGTTACACAGAAAACTTCGGCGCACCGAACAATTTTTGGGCTAACACGCGCCCGCTGCCGCCGCAAACAGCGCAACAATGGGAAGCAGGCATTAAGACCGAATTGTTCGATGGTAGATTTAACGCGACGTTGGCCTATTTCGATCTAAAAAAACAAAATTTACCGATACAAGTCGATCCTCTGACGACCAAAGCCATCGGAGAAGCAGAAAGTCGGGGAATAGAATTTGATGTTGCCGGAGAAATTCTACCTGGCTGGAATATCATTGGCGCGTATGCATACACGCCTTTTGCTAAAACCATTAAAGACAGCGTCGGGTCAGGCACCGAAGGTAAACGTCTGAATAATGCTCCGGTTAAGAGCGGTAGTTTGTGGACGACCTATGAATTGCAAACCGGCGATATGCAAGGCCTTAAAGTTGGCGCCGGCATGCAAGCTGTCGGCCAGCGTGAAATAGGTTATACCGAATCAGCTCAAGCAGCCGGTTATGTAACTGCTAATTTAATGGTGAGCAAATTATGGAAAATTGGCACGTCTCGCCTTACCACACAGCTTAATGTTGATAATCTGTTCGATAAGACGTACGCAGGCAGTATCTATAGCTATGGGCCAACTTTATACGGCGCCCCGCGCACTTTTATGGGCTCCCTAAAAGTGGAATATTAA
- a CDS encoding FecR family protein yields MPDAQPDSAEQQAMQWQAILSSDLLSDRQSRAFEIWLAEKPEHAAAWQSINDFWTGLDELTLADISDHDSVQVLERPPLQIPKARPRYLNTGLAIAASLLLTLGLFYQQLEFYLADYRNSVGRQQQITLADGSGILLNTASAVSVDFSAQRRTATLHDGEAYFTVAADPNRPFVVQTAAGQIQALGTAFDVKQQAGHVSVTVFEHAVKITNAAGQVMQKLAEAEQLDFTRNSLTAAAPINLQRAGAWHKQRMVFQDQPLATVIAELERYRPGNILILDHAIKHLPITGVFGIADTDIALQAIEQSLPIKVRKIGEHLVLLSAK; encoded by the coding sequence ATGCCAGACGCCCAACCCGATTCGGCCGAACAACAAGCCATGCAATGGCAGGCCATCCTCAGCTCGGACTTGCTCAGCGACCGCCAAAGCCGCGCGTTCGAAATCTGGCTGGCCGAAAAGCCGGAGCACGCCGCCGCCTGGCAATCGATCAACGATTTCTGGACCGGCCTGGATGAGCTGACACTGGCGGACATTAGCGACCACGACAGCGTTCAAGTACTGGAACGCCCGCCGTTACAAATCCCTAAAGCGCGACCGCGATATTTAAACACCGGTCTGGCGATTGCCGCATCGCTGCTGTTGACGCTGGGCCTGTTTTATCAACAACTCGAATTCTATCTGGCCGACTATCGAAACAGCGTAGGCCGGCAACAACAAATCACCCTGGCGGACGGTTCCGGCATCCTGCTGAACACCGCCAGCGCCGTTTCCGTTGACTTTTCCGCACAACGGCGCACCGCCACCCTGCACGACGGCGAGGCTTACTTTACGGTGGCGGCCGACCCGAACCGGCCGTTTGTGGTGCAAACCGCTGCCGGTCAAATTCAAGCCTTGGGTACCGCCTTCGACGTCAAACAACAAGCCGGCCACGTCAGCGTCACTGTGTTCGAGCACGCGGTGAAAATCACCAATGCCGCCGGTCAAGTCATGCAAAAACTCGCGGAAGCCGAACAACTGGATTTCACCCGGAACAGCTTGACGGCGGCGGCCCCAATCAATCTGCAACGGGCCGGCGCTTGGCATAAACAGCGCATGGTGTTTCAAGACCAGCCCTTGGCAACGGTGATAGCGGAGCTAGAGCGCTACCGCCCGGGTAACATTCTCATCCTCGACCACGCCATCAAACACCTGCCGATCACCGGCGTGTTCGGCATCGCCGATACCGATATTGCCTTGCAAGCCATCGAGCAAAGCCTGCCGATCAAAGTCCGCAAAATCGGCGAGCACTTGGTGTTGTTGTCTGCGAAATAG
- a CDS encoding type II toxin-antitoxin system VapC family toxin, translating to MIFDTNILIYADRGVESAKQLILGTQQRSISAVTYMEYVPFCRNKKELAAFEKMLQALQFTLHEIDHDISYHARQLVRQFALSHSMEMGDALIAATAMAHNELLCTGNIKHFSQINGLMLDHYQPDEN from the coding sequence GTGATCTTTGATACCAACATTTTGATTTATGCTGATCGAGGTGTCGAATCCGCCAAGCAATTGATCCTGGGAACTCAGCAACGCTCCATTTCAGCGGTCACCTACATGGAATATGTGCCGTTTTGTCGGAATAAAAAAGAACTGGCAGCCTTTGAAAAAATGTTACAAGCGCTTCAATTTACCCTTCATGAGATCGATCATGACATTTCCTACCACGCCCGACAGCTTGTGCGACAGTTTGCTCTAAGCCATAGTATGGAAATGGGCGATGCGTTAATTGCCGCTACCGCTATGGCTCATAATGAACTGTTATGCACTGGCAACATCAAGCATTTTTCGCAAATCAATGGCCTGATGCTTGACCATTATCAACCGGATGAAAACTGA
- a CDS encoding energy transducer TonB, translated as MYLLDSQDHSLAGGELVSTGGSPASTYPAKSIVAALLGEERPVDMLTLLSILVLLLHVWLLTWLLRPVEQLTPAQPLMMEVSMLAISAPKPAVAPPPPAPAPPAKKKPPKKIKPKPVRKPPPPVVQEAAEFAPAEPPVEPPPAAQTTASQTTSTADSQVTSSTNAEQFTEANFRANYAHNPKPDYPSIARSRGWQGKVTLRVAVSAEGRSDAVVVEYSSGHEILDDSAVAAVRQWQFVPARRGETAVASSVLVPIIFTLRD; from the coding sequence ATGTATTTATTAGATAGCCAAGACCATAGCCTGGCTGGCGGCGAATTGGTGTCGACCGGCGGCTCGCCGGCATCGACCTATCCGGCTAAGTCGATCGTCGCCGCACTGTTGGGAGAAGAACGGCCTGTCGATATGCTGACGCTGCTGTCGATTCTGGTTTTGCTGCTGCATGTGTGGCTGTTAACCTGGTTATTGCGTCCGGTAGAACAGCTAACGCCCGCTCAGCCCTTGATGATGGAAGTGTCCATGCTGGCGATTTCGGCGCCCAAACCCGCCGTGGCACCGCCGCCGCCCGCACCGGCGCCACCCGCGAAAAAAAAGCCGCCTAAAAAAATCAAACCCAAGCCGGTGCGTAAACCGCCGCCACCCGTGGTACAGGAAGCAGCCGAGTTCGCCCCCGCCGAACCGCCGGTTGAACCGCCGCCGGCCGCCCAGACCACGGCCAGCCAAACCACTAGTACCGCGGACAGTCAGGTGACCAGCAGCACCAATGCCGAGCAGTTTACCGAAGCAAACTTTCGCGCCAATTACGCGCACAACCCCAAGCCCGACTATCCGTCGATAGCCCGAAGCCGGGGCTGGCAGGGAAAAGTTACGCTGCGGGTGGCCGTATCGGCGGAAGGCCGCAGCGATGCCGTGGTCGTGGAATACAGCAGCGGCCACGAAATACTTGACGATTCGGCGGTCGCCGCGGTCCGGCAGTGGCAGTTCGTGCCGGCCCGGCGCGGCGAAACCGCGGTAGCCAGTTCGGTGCTGGTGCCGATTATTTTTACTTTACGCGACTAA